The sequence below is a genomic window from Pleurocapsa sp. PCC 7327.
AGAGATAATTTTTCAGCTTAATTTTACTAATAAAAAAATAAATTTATATTTTTAAATTCAGTGTAAGAAACATGCAGTTTATCTCTCTTTCTCAGCAAATTGCATGATTAGAATCACATCCAGTTCGGATTTTGGTTACAGGCAAGCTTTGGAATTAACCGTACTTTAGGAATAACAGTTACTTGCCTCTATAAGTTCCTTAGATGAAACGCTTGAAGAAATTAATCGTAGCTGCTGCTACGGCAGCGGTTGCCTTATCTCCTATTAGCGCCAAAGCTCAATTAGTTGAAGGTGCAATTGAAGGAATCATAAATTATATGGCTTCTTTATATGAAGTTAATTTCAACTATGTATTGGAACACCAACCAACATATTCGGACTGTGGAGTTGTAATTCTTGCCGCTTTTTGTCCTGCCGATAACACGGTTTACATTAATGTAGAAGCCGTAAAGGAAGCCAGCGATAATCAAGTTTTTTCGCTATTTGTAGCGGCTCATGAAACTGCCCATGCCGTTCAATGGAATTTAGGAATTGGAGGCATGGATAGTGGAGCAGTCACGATAGAGACTGAACTACAAGCCGATTGCCTTGCAGGAGATGCACTGTCTTGGATGTTTTCCAAGCTGGCTTCTGTGTCTGGAGAAGAATACGAGCAAATGGGATACCTGGTAGGTTTAGCTGCTGCCCAAGTTGGTGACTATGACTATCACGATTCGGCTCACCACGGAACTCCCGAACAGCGCCTATCTTTTGCGTTACGCGGCTTCACTGGAGAAAACTTTCAAGCTTGTCTTCGTTAATTATTCTGACTAATGATTTTCGGCAATCGTTTCAGCTTTTTTCAGTACAACTACTGAAAATTTGCTCTTATACAATTCTCGGCTACTAATTGGGAAAGCGCAACTTCTCCCCTACAAAAATCACAATCGCTACTCTCAAACAAGTTAGAGATGCTATAGGCTCAATTGACTGAACCTAATTTTTCAACTCCGTGGGATAGCTCTCTCATCAAGCAATCTGGGTGCAACAGAATGATTAACCATGACACAGATGGGAACAGCAAAGCACGGTTTAGTGGTGAAGTCTTTGAATGCTAGGCGTTTAATTTTTCAAGCGGGCAGCGAGAATCGAACTCGCATCATTAGCTTGGAAGGCTAAGGTTTTACCACTAAACTATGCCCGCATGAGAGTCTTAAAAATTTCACTTTATCTAGAATAACACAATTTAATCCAATGTAAATCCGTTGGCAACAGAATTTCCGATCATCGTTTTAGCATGCGAGCCATTTCTCGCTCGTCTTGACGGCGTTTGAGAGTTTCGCGCTTATCGTGAAGTTTCTTCCCTCGTCCGAGTCCCAAGCTGACTTTTACCCAGCTACCTTTGAAATACATTTTTAGAGGAACTAAGGTTAAGCCTTTCTGTTCGACTTGCCCGATTAGCTTACTAATTTCTTTACGGTGCAGCAGTAACTTGCGGGTACGGCGAGGATCGTGATTAAAATATTGTCCGCTTGCTTCGTAGGGGGAGATATGGACATTAATCAACCATGCTTCTCCATTGCGAATCAAGGCATATCCGTCCCGGAGGTTAACCTTCCCAGCACGAATCGATTTCACCTCGGTTCCTAAAAGCTCAATTCCCGCCTCGTAAGTTTCCAGGATTTCATAAAGAAAGCGAGCTTGGCGGTTGTCGCTAATAATTTTGATTCTGTCGTCTCGATCGCTCATAATTTTTCTAGGATAGCACTTGTTTTTTTCATAAAATTTGCATTTCTCTTGACAATTCAATTCTAAACTGTAACAATTAATACAGAAAATAAATCGTTCATCTCTCTAAGTCCTGACTAGGGAGACGGAAGTAGGGAAATATCCCGAAGGAACGCGCCTCGAAAACCCCTACAATTTCTGAGGAGCGAAAACGATGAAACTTACCTATCGCGGCGTTAGCTATGAATACAATCCCATCGTTGTAGAAACGACAACGGGTGAAGTAGGTGGAAAATATCGGAGTCGAGATTGGAGATTCCGCAACCTGAAGAAACCGCCTATTTTAGTACCAAGAGCCAATTTGACGTATCGCGGAGTAACCTATAACAAACCCGATACCGCCATTCCCGGAACAGCCGCACCGGAAGCAACGCCTGCTGTCTCGATGGCAGACAAAGCTCGTACTTTAATGGCGGATCGCACCCAAGCCGTCAAAAAGCGCCAACAATCTCTCTTGAGTCGTGCAGTAGAGGAAATTGGCGCGACGGATGAGGTGTCAAAACATTGGACTCACATTCAAGGGCAAATTCAGCCTACTTTCCGGGATAATTACAATCGCTTTGGCGGTGCTGTAAGTTAGTACGAAGTCAATTGCTAGATAAACAAAACACCCCTTTATGGGGTGTTTTGTTTTGATTATGCTTCTAAGAAAGATTTTCCATCGCGCCAACAAAAGAGCGAGAAATAAACGGGAGAATTTCCTTTTTCTTAGTATCGGCTTTACCTTCTGTAAAAACGACGAGAAGATAGGGTTGACGGTTGGGAATTTCGATATAAGCGGCATCGTGACGGACTTGACTCGTCCAACCAGCTTTTGACCATAACTGAGCATTGGTTGGCAACCCTTCACCTAAAAACCCGGTAACCTGATTTTCCTCATCAGAGGCAGAAGACGTTGCAAAATCAAGATTTCGTTTGAGCAAGTCCATCATCTGCTGCGATCGCGCTGACGATACCGCCACTCCCCCGACAATCGCGTGTAATAGCCTTGCTACCGCATTAGTGGTCAGCATATTGCGATTTTCCATCATCTCGCCCAAAAATGCCCTTTCTCGACCATAAGGTCCATCTCCCCACGGTTTCTGGTTAACATTGATGTTGGCTAATTCTTCCCAGCCTAGCGATTGAAAATAGCGATTGACGATATTACGCTGATACTTCCACGTTTCCAAAGGACCTGGAGGCAATTCTGGACCGCTAGTAGTCCCCGTCAACACGTCTACGACTAAACTGGTGGCATCGTTGCTCGAATCGACGATCATATCCCGAATGGCTCGATTTAGCTCCGCCGATTCGGGAATCATTCCTCCTTCTAGCCATTCGTGAATCGCAACCAAATAAAACAGTTTGACGATGCTAGCTGGATAAATGCGATCGTCTCCTCGATAGCTATAGCCTCGCACCGGATATTTCCAGAACTCCTCGGCAGAAATCGCTCCACCCGTATTGACCGCGACTGGAGGATCGTAAACGATCCAAGTTAAGGCGATGCGATCGCGTTCTAAGTCGGGAAATTTAGCCCAAGTTTTTTCTAAAATATCGGTTGCGAGTTTGTCGAGTTGTTTGTCTTGTCGAAAAAAGATCATGGGGAGACGGGGGAGTATGGGGAGTGTGGGAGGAAGTGGGAGGGTGGGGAGACGGGGAAATGGGGAAACAATTAACCACTAACCACCAACCACTAACTACTCCTCAATCCTTGCATCCAAAATCAAAGGACCAATGACAAAGGACAATTGACCAATCCCCAATCCAAAATCCAAAATCGAATTACTGGTCACTGTCATTACCAGCCGCTGATGGAATAAAACTGCGTTCCTTCGGAAGGAGGTGCTTGAGATCCGCTAGATTCATTTGCTTGTGACTCGGTGCGAATTTCGGCGCAGAAAGTAGCCGTATTAAATCCGCCATAACGCTGAACGGTGCTAGTACGCAGGCGCATATCGGGACTGACGAACCAGAAACGCTCGATGGTACTCATTGTTTCGTACTCAGTGATAAGAACCAATCCATTTTCGTCATCCATGTAGTATCGTCCCGCAATGGGTACGATTTCGGCATAACCCCTCTCCCGCAGGAGCATGCCTTGTCTGGAATTATCGGCATTGGGAATTAAGGCAAACACCGTCGTTCCTCGGTGATTTTCGTCGGCCTTGTCCCACGCCATCGAGCCGTCCCAACTGACAAAGGCTCCGCCGACAGCCAAAGACGGATCTACCTCGTGCATTTCGCAAATTTCGACGATTTTGGGATGGTCGGCTGCTAGCGCTTCTACGTAAATATTCGA
It includes:
- a CDS encoding neutral zinc metallopeptidase — encoded protein: MKRLKKLIVAAATAAVALSPISAKAQLVEGAIEGIINYMASLYEVNFNYVLEHQPTYSDCGVVILAAFCPADNTVYINVEAVKEASDNQVFSLFVAAHETAHAVQWNLGIGGMDSGAVTIETELQADCLAGDALSWMFSKLASVSGEEYEQMGYLVGLAAAQVGDYDYHDSAHHGTPEQRLSFALRGFTGENFQACLR
- a CDS encoding phycobiliprotein lyase; the encoded protein is MDAMEFFQHSAGKWRSQRTTHHLPFRRAETGDSNIYVEALAADHPKIVEICEMHEVDPSLAVGGAFVSWDGSMAWDKADENHRGTTVFALIPNADNSRQGMLLRERGYAEIVPIAGRYYMDDENGLVLITEYETMSTIERFWFVSPDMRLRTSTVQRYGGFNTATFCAEIRTESQANESSGSQAPPSEGTQFYSISGW
- a CDS encoding serine hydrolase; protein product: MIFFRQDKQLDKLATDILEKTWAKFPDLERDRIALTWIVYDPPVAVNTGGAISAEEFWKYPVRGYSYRGDDRIYPASIVKLFYLVAIHEWLEGGMIPESAELNRAIRDMIVDSSNDATSLVVDVLTGTTSGPELPPGPLETWKYQRNIVNRYFQSLGWEELANINVNQKPWGDGPYGRERAFLGEMMENRNMLTTNAVARLLHAIVGGVAVSSARSQQMMDLLKRNLDFATSSASDEENQVTGFLGEGLPTNAQLWSKAGWTSQVRHDAAYIEIPNRQPYLLVVFTEGKADTKKKEILPFISRSFVGAMENLS
- the smpB gene encoding SsrA-binding protein SmpB, giving the protein MSDRDDRIKIISDNRQARFLYEILETYEAGIELLGTEVKSIRAGKVNLRDGYALIRNGEAWLINVHISPYEASGQYFNHDPRRTRKLLLHRKEISKLIGQVEQKGLTLVPLKMYFKGSWVKVSLGLGRGKKLHDKRETLKRRQDEREMARMLKR
- a CDS encoding DUF4278 domain-containing protein, with protein sequence MKLTYRGVSYEYNPIVVETTTGEVGGKYRSRDWRFRNLKKPPILVPRANLTYRGVTYNKPDTAIPGTAAPEATPAVSMADKARTLMADRTQAVKKRQQSLLSRAVEEIGATDEVSKHWTHIQGQIQPTFRDNYNRFGGAVS